A genomic stretch from Rubripirellula reticaptiva includes:
- a CDS encoding ArnT family glycosyltransferase, with the protein MKPLKRTDGAGIGMMIVVLLFILVRLPTALLSPGGQDEEWYGIPGLTIANEGIPRVPYARATDPDSVFIGADEMLFAQPPLSFYAQAPFFEIFAGNYGTARLSSLVAAIVSIVLTFGIAEAFFQDRRLAILAAAIYSCSRLCFFPAMVARPDMLCGMLGLLAVYCGAISRQQYQTRWIIAAGISVGLAALSHPFAIVFGIQMTIWIAWNAENLIGIVRRVAVFAISVTATFATWTPLILMRPDLFRSQFVGNILRPAGPGLLSRFVMPWDSFSHQTPQLIDRAHPIQFSMLLFGLIAISFLAWNKRDRAATTITVLGISSVYLLTACLGDHPVQGFWCYSASLGWIAFAYVARQFDIAVIRGRANKTSLRTFAAAILLAAMLPGSGGRAVMTYATKFGDDVYASPRFVRNILDDLPADATLTVGPEFSLPAYAAGRDVILACRHPMYFDSAEIPTDYYIFGRRDFAEDMVAAYACELVRNYGNHDDVFANYAEVYRRSPEATAAPATASASASP; encoded by the coding sequence ATGAAACCGCTAAAGCGTACCGACGGGGCCGGCATCGGAATGATGATCGTTGTCTTGTTGTTCATATTAGTTCGACTTCCAACCGCGTTGCTCTCGCCCGGCGGACAGGACGAAGAATGGTACGGCATTCCTGGGCTGACGATTGCTAACGAAGGCATCCCACGCGTCCCCTATGCACGAGCAACCGATCCGGACAGTGTTTTTATCGGCGCCGATGAAATGTTGTTCGCCCAGCCGCCGCTTTCGTTTTATGCGCAAGCACCGTTCTTTGAAATCTTTGCCGGCAACTACGGAACGGCACGGCTATCTTCGTTGGTCGCGGCTATTGTTTCCATCGTATTGACGTTCGGAATCGCCGAAGCATTCTTTCAAGATCGCCGACTGGCAATCTTAGCAGCTGCCATCTATTCATGTTCGCGGCTGTGTTTCTTCCCAGCCATGGTTGCGCGGCCCGACATGCTGTGCGGAATGCTTGGTTTGCTGGCGGTGTATTGCGGTGCAATTAGCCGCCAGCAATACCAAACAAGGTGGATCATCGCGGCAGGAATCAGCGTCGGACTTGCCGCGTTGTCGCATCCGTTTGCGATTGTGTTCGGAATTCAAATGACCATTTGGATCGCATGGAACGCCGAGAATCTAATTGGAATTGTTCGCCGTGTGGCAGTGTTCGCAATCAGCGTTACGGCAACGTTTGCGACTTGGACACCGTTAATTTTGATGCGGCCTGACCTGTTTCGATCGCAATTCGTCGGCAACATCTTGCGGCCGGCCGGGCCGGGATTGCTGAGCCGATTTGTGATGCCTTGGGATTCATTTTCGCACCAGACACCACAGCTGATCGACCGCGCGCATCCGATCCAGTTCTCGATGCTATTGTTTGGACTCATTGCGATCAGTTTCTTAGCGTGGAACAAACGTGATCGCGCCGCGACAACGATCACGGTGCTCGGGATTTCCAGCGTGTACCTACTGACGGCTTGTTTGGGCGACCATCCGGTCCAAGGGTTTTGGTGCTACAGCGCGTCGCTGGGGTGGATCGCTTTCGCATACGTGGCACGACAGTTCGATATCGCCGTCATCCGCGGCCGAGCCAACAAGACTTCGCTGCGAACGTTTGCCGCTGCGATCTTGTTGGCTGCGATGCTACCCGGCAGCGGTGGCCGTGCCGTAATGACTTACGCGACCAAATTTGGTGATGACGTGTACGCAAGCCCGCGATTCGTCCGAAATATTTTGGACGATCTGCCGGCTGATGCGACGCTGACAGTTGGCCCTGAATTTTCATTGCCCGCCTATGCGGCGGGCCGCGACGTGATCTTAGCATGTCGCCATCCGATGTACTTTGACAGCGCCGAGATCCCAACGGACTACTACATCTTTGGACGCCGCGATTTCGCGGAAGACATGGTCGCTGCGTACGCATGCGAACTGGTGCGCAACTACGGAAATCATGATGATGTGTTTGCGAACTATGCCGAAGTTTATCGGCGTTCACCCGAGGCTACCGCGGCACCTGCAACAGCATCGGCGTCAGCCTCGCCATAG
- a CDS encoding glycosyltransferase family 2 protein, with amino-acid sequence MFNEKKVVVVMPAYNAAKTIERTYDEIDKRLVDEVVLVDDASSDDTASVAAALGMHVLRHPENRGYGGNQKTCYKAAIELGADIVVMVHPDYQYTPKLLPAMVSLIGSGLYDCVIGSRILGGEARESGMPIWKYIANRFLTLVQNVLMGSKLTEFHTGYRAFSRDLLLTLPLEENSDDFVFDNQMLSQAIYFRFRMGEVSCPTKYFAEASSINFKRSCVYGLGCLLTAATFRLNRLGILQSSIFAKEGRRLVTESKAD; translated from the coding sequence TTGTTTAACGAAAAGAAAGTCGTTGTCGTGATGCCGGCCTATAACGCGGCAAAGACCATTGAGAGAACTTATGACGAAATTGACAAGCGTCTGGTCGATGAAGTCGTCTTGGTTGACGACGCAAGCAGCGACGACACTGCCAGCGTCGCGGCGGCGCTAGGAATGCATGTGCTTCGGCATCCTGAAAACCGTGGCTATGGCGGCAATCAAAAGACCTGTTACAAAGCAGCAATTGAATTGGGGGCGGACATCGTCGTGATGGTTCACCCTGACTATCAATACACACCTAAACTGCTGCCGGCGATGGTGTCGCTGATTGGCAGCGGGCTGTATGACTGTGTGATTGGCAGTCGTATTCTTGGCGGCGAAGCGCGAGAAAGTGGGATGCCGATTTGGAAGTACATCGCCAATCGATTTCTGACGCTCGTTCAAAACGTATTGATGGGTTCCAAGTTGACGGAATTTCACACGGGCTATCGCGCGTTTTCCCGAGACCTGTTGTTGACGTTACCGCTTGAGGAGAACTCGGACGATTTCGTTTTCGATAACCAAATGTTGTCGCAAGCCATCTACTTTCGATTTCGCATGGGCGAGGTCTCTTGCCCGACAAAGTACTTTGCCGAAGCGTCGTCGATCAATTTTAAGCGTTCGTGTGTCTACGGCTTGGGATGTTTGTTGACCGCAGCGACGTTCCGCTTGAACCGGTTAGGGATTTTGCAATCGAGCATTTTTGCAAAAGAAGGACGCCGGCTAGTGACGGAGTCGAAAGCGGACTAA
- a CDS encoding AAA family ATPase gives MEEAFNGWMLAGGAAAVTILATGWGHVKSLYSQIAGRVVVKITTSGFQADAILLYMKHHFTASRFGPRAYVGWKLFVRPKSRVQLVSMEIAPPTGRLYWQGWRPIWVAKSKDGLGDMEEGLQAADYDYQTISITFPRGTIDPDTLITDATNFFNDQVRDYESTGGRRHSIRFVHGTAGNTATIQMKGKSGGGSPTSSSDIRACLSHRPLGWSFSDFGSDPGEDISAVDRLALDDVTRDLVCEAGRWRQTEQWHQERGLPWRRGYLLHGEPGTGKTALARAMAEDLDLPIFVYDLATLKNDELLKAWNQMLAEVPCMALMEDLDAVFDGRKNIAVQSGPGLTFDCLLNCLDGVQRADGLMVMITTNHLDKIDPAIGQPGAIGSRPGRIDRVVSMGRLDDEGRRKLANRILHDWPQWIDDICHAGQGDTPAQFQERCGRLALRLHYGEADADAVAGAAVASGERR, from the coding sequence GTGGAAGAAGCGTTTAACGGGTGGATGTTGGCGGGCGGTGCCGCGGCAGTCACGATTTTGGCGACCGGCTGGGGGCATGTGAAAAGCCTGTATAGCCAGATCGCCGGACGAGTCGTTGTCAAAATCACGACCAGTGGTTTCCAGGCCGACGCAATCCTGCTGTACATGAAGCACCACTTCACCGCGTCGCGGTTTGGGCCGCGAGCCTATGTGGGATGGAAGTTGTTCGTCAGGCCGAAGTCGCGTGTGCAGTTGGTGTCGATGGAAATCGCACCGCCGACGGGGCGTCTGTATTGGCAAGGTTGGCGACCAATTTGGGTTGCCAAAAGCAAAGATGGGTTGGGCGATATGGAAGAAGGTTTGCAGGCCGCCGATTATGACTATCAAACGATTTCCATCACCTTCCCGCGGGGCACGATTGACCCCGACACACTGATCACCGACGCAACGAATTTCTTCAACGATCAAGTCCGCGACTACGAATCGACCGGCGGTCGACGTCACTCGATCCGTTTCGTGCACGGCACCGCTGGCAACACGGCGACGATCCAGATGAAGGGCAAGAGCGGCGGCGGCAGCCCGACCAGCAGCAGCGACATTCGCGCCTGTCTGAGCCATCGGCCGCTCGGTTGGTCGTTCTCGGACTTCGGCAGCGATCCGGGCGAAGATATTTCAGCGGTGGACCGATTGGCGCTGGACGATGTAACGCGAGACTTGGTTTGCGAAGCCGGTCGTTGGCGACAAACCGAACAGTGGCACCAGGAACGCGGACTGCCATGGCGACGCGGTTATCTGTTGCACGGCGAACCTGGTACCGGCAAGACTGCGCTAGCTCGCGCGATGGCGGAAGACTTGGACTTGCCGATTTTTGTCTACGATTTGGCGACGCTTAAGAACGACGAACTGCTAAAAGCATGGAACCAAATGTTGGCTGAGGTGCCGTGCATGGCATTGATGGAAGACCTTGATGCGGTTTTCGATGGTCGCAAGAACATTGCGGTTCAAAGTGGACCTGGATTGACGTTCGATTGTTTGCTGAATTGTTTGGACGGTGTCCAGCGAGCCGATGGACTGATGGTGATGATCACGACCAATCATTTAGACAAAATTGATCCTGCGATCGGGCAACCCGGTGCGATCGGATCACGCCCGGGACGAATCGACCGCGTCGTATCGATGGGGCGTCTGGACGACGAGGGACGCCGCAAATTGGCAAATCGGATCTTGCACGATTGGCCGCAGTGGATCGATGACATCTGTCACGCCGGTCAAGGCGACACGCCGGCTCAGTTCCAAGAACGATGCGGCCGGTTGGCGCTTCGGCTTCACTATGGCGAGGCTGACGCCGATGCTGTTGCAGGTGCCGCGGTAGCCTCGGGTGAACGCCGATAA
- a CDS encoding class I SAM-dependent methyltransferase, producing MNDFECPLCERELIPLRHQVRDAQTGEAFDIAGCPVCGLGVTAGMPNDLDQYYGKEYVGRRHGFTASMCDRRRIRIIRGLVQTSAPAKLLDVGCGDGTFLGTAIQAGYAGIGVERFSSIAADAGLPVKASLDETASESPFDIVTMWHVLEHLPNPGEVTEQLRGQIADNGVLVIAVPDFGSLPSRLVGRFWLHLDVPRHAYHFTTESLTKLLSDRGFDVEFFRGSEFEYDLLGWSSSAIDALGGEPNLLFKLLTGRSTKTGRLGRIAALALGAVLSVLGAVPVLIAGWLGRGGTLIAIARPKSANIRVMSEKLEGRIV from the coding sequence TTGAACGATTTCGAATGCCCATTATGCGAACGAGAACTCATACCGCTACGGCACCAAGTTCGGGACGCCCAAACCGGCGAAGCATTTGACATTGCTGGATGCCCTGTTTGTGGCCTGGGCGTCACCGCCGGGATGCCCAACGATTTGGACCAATACTATGGCAAGGAATACGTTGGCCGGCGTCACGGGTTCACCGCTTCGATGTGCGATCGCCGTCGAATCCGAATCATCCGCGGACTTGTCCAAACGTCTGCGCCGGCGAAATTGCTGGACGTTGGTTGTGGTGACGGAACGTTTTTAGGTACAGCGATCCAGGCAGGATACGCTGGGATCGGTGTGGAACGGTTCTCGAGTATCGCTGCGGATGCCGGATTGCCGGTGAAAGCGTCGCTCGACGAGACAGCGTCCGAGTCGCCTTTCGACATCGTTACGATGTGGCATGTGCTAGAACATCTGCCCAATCCCGGTGAAGTGACCGAGCAGCTTCGTGGCCAGATCGCGGACAATGGAGTCTTGGTGATCGCGGTTCCCGATTTCGGAAGTCTGCCATCGAGACTTGTTGGACGTTTTTGGTTGCATTTGGATGTGCCCCGTCATGCGTATCATTTCACAACTGAATCATTAACAAAGTTGTTGTCGGATCGTGGTTTTGACGTTGAGTTTTTTCGCGGTTCAGAGTTCGAATACGATTTGCTGGGTTGGTCATCGAGTGCCATCGATGCGTTGGGCGGTGAACCGAATCTGTTGTTCAAATTGTTGACGGGTCGGTCGACAAAAACTGGTCGACTCGGCCGGATCGCTGCACTAGCGTTAGGTGCTGTTTTGTCGGTGCTGGGTGCGGTGCCCGTGTTGATTGCCGGCTGGCTTGGCCGTGGCGGAACGTTGATTGCAATTGCTCGGCCCAAGTCAGCTAACATCAGGGTTATGTCCGAAAAATTGGAAGGTCGAATTGTTTAA